In Cerasicoccus sp. TK19100, one DNA window encodes the following:
- a CDS encoding LacI family DNA-binding transcriptional regulator, with the protein MARKKSKPVRVTRADVAERAGTSPTTVAYVLNDTPGVKIREETRAKVLDAAKALGYTPSFTARSMKRGRTELIGLLLPSLDSQFHPFYAQMLHGVFEAAAETNYHFLLLTQEREEKYRHCLRQNYLDGVIVVQSADEPRHLKLVLEHGLPVVSLNNVQPVSVPQITMDYEGAMEAAIAAHLERKARKILFVHGTWSNQPIARYLQVFNEHKQQRRRPKVTFAELGIDRYQLSPGQIADLLSDDCDGLIIDGYELARDITHHADYREQPERAMVVFSETAHATPLGENVTILQSQPEQTGRLAWKQLTAQLEGKKTRKSIYQYPFQTTPNPTNEDD; encoded by the coding sequence GCCTACGTGCTTAACGATACGCCCGGCGTGAAGATTCGCGAGGAGACTCGCGCCAAAGTGCTTGATGCGGCGAAGGCGCTGGGCTACACGCCGAGCTTTACGGCGCGCAGTATGAAGCGCGGGCGCACGGAGTTGATCGGGCTGCTGCTGCCGTCGCTGGATTCGCAGTTTCATCCGTTTTATGCGCAGATGCTGCATGGGGTGTTCGAGGCTGCGGCGGAGACCAACTACCACTTCTTGTTGCTCACGCAGGAGCGCGAGGAGAAATACCGGCATTGCCTGCGTCAGAATTATTTGGACGGCGTGATAGTGGTGCAGTCGGCAGATGAGCCGCGGCATCTCAAGCTGGTGCTTGAGCACGGGCTGCCGGTGGTGTCGCTAAACAACGTGCAGCCGGTGTCGGTACCACAGATCACGATGGATTACGAAGGTGCAATGGAGGCCGCCATTGCCGCGCACCTGGAGCGGAAGGCGCGCAAGATCCTCTTCGTGCACGGCACGTGGAGCAACCAGCCGATCGCGCGTTACCTGCAGGTTTTTAACGAGCACAAACAGCAGCGGCGTCGACCGAAGGTGACGTTTGCCGAGCTGGGCATCGACCGCTACCAGCTCTCGCCCGGGCAGATCGCGGACTTGCTCAGTGACGACTGTGACGGGCTCATCATTGACGGCTACGAGCTGGCGCGCGACATCACTCATCATGCTGATTACCGGGAGCAGCCCGAGCGCGCGATGGTGGTCTTTTCCGAAACGGCACACGCGACGCCGTTGGGCGAAAACGTGACGATCTTGCAGTCCCAGCCGGAGCAGACTGGGCGGCTCGCCTGGAAGCAGCTGACCGCACAGCTTGAGGGCAAGAAGACCCGCAAATCCATTTACCAATACCCCTTCCAAACCACCCCCAACCCCACGAACGAAGATGACTAA
- a CDS encoding choice-of-anchor Q domain-containing protein yields the protein MTTGKPWGKAAKSVQAGDTVYVASGDYPELVAINASGREGAPIVFKSFEPRGAKVKGFKLGGDYITIEGFDISNDQDNAVGIDAGEAHRKTARQGCQMIDNYIHDISGDGIRVGEHGLAKGNLIQNVGRGIFVNSGSLVEGNEIDTLLPKMETKNGKERIKKTQYCFFNGDDIVFRNNYLHGTEEEHLIKGMGVCFFTTYDAWIYGPSHNILIEGNRCFNATHASEPSATAHKESSHFTFRNNLFVNTVFVGVYCQSVSDIVVENNTFVNCGAYPIWFQSKRETDGSVARNNIIAYFDRERVVKKHGWKAAESGIRNNLHPKQAVDTENNLFWQTLDRGYDTTSITADPLFVDPANHDYRLRPGSPAINAGVTIADIKTDLRGVARPEGGAYDIGCYEYTSAEDAR from the coding sequence ATGACCACTGGAAAACCTTGGGGCAAAGCGGCGAAGTCCGTGCAAGCCGGGGATACCGTTTACGTGGCGTCGGGCGACTACCCGGAGCTGGTCGCGATCAACGCCTCGGGGCGCGAAGGAGCGCCGATTGTTTTTAAATCCTTCGAGCCGCGCGGTGCCAAGGTGAAGGGGTTCAAGCTGGGCGGCGATTACATTACCATCGAGGGATTTGATATCTCCAACGACCAAGACAACGCCGTGGGCATCGATGCCGGCGAGGCGCATCGCAAGACCGCGCGGCAGGGCTGCCAAATGATCGATAACTACATCCATGATATCTCCGGCGACGGCATTCGTGTCGGCGAGCACGGGCTGGCCAAGGGTAACTTAATTCAAAACGTCGGTCGCGGCATTTTCGTGAACAGCGGCAGCCTCGTCGAGGGCAACGAGATCGACACACTCTTACCAAAAATGGAAACGAAAAACGGCAAGGAGCGCATTAAGAAAACGCAGTATTGTTTCTTTAACGGCGACGACATTGTCTTCCGCAACAATTACCTGCACGGGACGGAGGAAGAGCACCTCATTAAGGGGATGGGCGTGTGCTTTTTCACGACTTACGACGCGTGGATTTACGGGCCGAGCCACAACATATTGATCGAGGGTAACCGCTGCTTCAACGCCACGCACGCCAGCGAACCGAGCGCGACGGCGCATAAAGAGTCGTCGCACTTTACCTTCCGCAACAACCTGTTTGTGAACACGGTTTTCGTCGGCGTGTATTGCCAAAGCGTGTCGGACATTGTGGTGGAGAATAACACGTTTGTAAACTGCGGCGCTTACCCGATTTGGTTTCAGAGTAAGCGCGAGACGGATGGCTCCGTGGCGCGTAACAACATCATTGCTTACTTTGACCGCGAGCGTGTGGTTAAAAAGCACGGCTGGAAGGCGGCGGAGTCGGGCATCCGCAACAACCTGCACCCGAAGCAAGCGGTCGACACCGAGAACAACCTTTTCTGGCAAACGCTCGACCGTGGTTACGACACCACCAGCATTACTGCCGATCCGCTGTTTGTTGATCCGGCGAACCACGACTACCGGCTGAGGCCGGGCTCACCCGCAATCAATGCCGGTGTGACCATTGCCGACATCAAGACCGACTTGCGCGGCGTGGCTCGCCCCGAGGGTGGTGCCTACGACATCGGTTGCTACGAATACACTTCGGCGGAGGACGCACGATGA
- a CDS encoding ABC transporter permease: MLSFIIRRLFSLIPLLLGITMLVFLLMQLAPGDFLTSKSLARDVSDEYIENLRQQYGIGESWLKQYFLWLGQVVQGNLGYSFTYNTPVIDLIGQRLFATFLLSLTSILFAWCIAIPLGVLAAIYKDSIWDRISSVLAYAALSIPEFFLALLAVYLAAITGWFPVGGATSIEYEFMPFWAQVGDRIYHLILPTVVLGIGSIASIMRIMRANFLDQIRSEYVNTARAKGMAEGMVMFKHVLRNAINPLISAFGFSFSSLLSGALLVETVMNYPGLGRLIYQSFLSEDRYVVLASVMLSCSMLVIGNLIADMLLAWSDPRIRLEAKE, encoded by the coding sequence ATGCTGAGCTTTATCATCCGCCGACTTTTTTCGCTGATTCCCCTGCTTCTGGGGATCACTATGCTGGTCTTTCTGTTGATGCAGTTGGCGCCGGGGGATTTCTTAACGTCGAAGAGCCTCGCGCGTGACGTGTCCGATGAATACATTGAAAATCTGCGCCAGCAATATGGGATCGGCGAAAGTTGGCTAAAGCAATATTTTCTCTGGCTGGGGCAGGTGGTCCAAGGCAACCTCGGTTACTCCTTTACCTACAATACGCCGGTCATTGATTTGATTGGGCAGCGTCTGTTCGCGACCTTCCTGCTATCGCTGACGTCGATCCTCTTCGCCTGGTGCATAGCGATTCCGCTCGGCGTGTTGGCGGCGATTTACAAGGACTCGATTTGGGACCGCATCTCCTCGGTTTTGGCCTATGCGGCCTTGTCGATACCGGAGTTTTTCCTCGCGCTGCTCGCGGTGTATCTTGCGGCGATCACGGGTTGGTTCCCGGTCGGTGGCGCCACCTCGATCGAGTATGAATTTATGCCATTTTGGGCTCAGGTTGGCGACCGCATCTACCACCTGATTTTGCCAACGGTGGTGCTCGGCATTGGCAGCATTGCGAGTATTATGCGGATCATGCGGGCGAACTTCCTCGATCAAATTCGCTCGGAATATGTCAACACCGCGCGCGCCAAGGGCATGGCCGAAGGCATGGTGATGTTTAAGCACGTGCTGCGCAACGCGATTAACCCGCTGATCAGCGCATTTGGCTTTTCATTCTCCTCGCTGCTTTCTGGTGCCCTGCTAGTGGAAACGGTGATGAATTATCCGGGATTGGGAAGGCTTATTTACCAGTCATTTCTCAGCGAAGACCGTTACGTCGTGCTGGCTTCGGTAATGCTTAGCTGTTCGATGCTCGTCATCGGGAACCTCATCGCGGACATGCTTCTGGCCTGGAGCGATCCGCGCATTCGATTGGAGGCCAAGGAATGA
- a CDS encoding Gfo/Idh/MocA family protein, translated as MKELHWGIVGCGDVVENKSGPSIGGRSASRITAVMRRDLDKLQRFADQCGAKLRTTNAAEVINSREVNTVYIATPPASHREYVLAAAEARKPVLVEKPMGLCASDSRAMLAACEQAGVELFVAYYRRFHPHVLKMRELVNDGALGELIHGHVEYAMHHQPGRDWGWRTQSEISGGGLFADLLSHRIDLMASFLGSPKQVQGLRKSVHADAKPEDLATLLVQFDQGAQCTVTGNFAVQKFTDRFVLTGTQGEIRTEHLDGHGFTLERNGKTEVFHFERDRAPHVGLFDHIEDVLLRGAENRSSGKDGLAVDIVLDALRAL; from the coding sequence ATGAAAGAGCTACACTGGGGTATCGTTGGCTGCGGTGATGTGGTGGAAAACAAAAGCGGCCCGTCAATAGGGGGACGTTCCGCCAGCCGCATCACTGCAGTTATGCGTCGTGACTTGGATAAACTTCAGCGCTTCGCCGATCAATGTGGTGCCAAGCTGCGCACGACCAATGCGGCAGAGGTCATCAATAGTCGCGAGGTTAACACGGTCTATATCGCCACGCCTCCCGCCAGCCATCGCGAGTATGTGCTTGCCGCCGCTGAGGCGCGCAAGCCCGTACTCGTTGAGAAGCCCATGGGCCTCTGCGCTAGCGACAGCCGCGCCATGCTTGCCGCTTGTGAGCAGGCTGGTGTTGAGCTGTTCGTGGCGTATTACCGGCGGTTTCATCCGCATGTGTTAAAGATGCGCGAGCTTGTCAACGATGGCGCGCTGGGCGAGCTGATTCACGGGCATGTGGAGTATGCGATGCACCATCAGCCGGGTCGCGACTGGGGTTGGCGCACGCAATCGGAAATTTCCGGTGGCGGTCTCTTTGCCGATTTGCTTTCGCACCGTATTGATTTGATGGCTTCATTTCTGGGAAGCCCCAAGCAGGTGCAGGGGCTCAGGAAATCGGTTCATGCTGATGCCAAACCAGAGGACTTAGCCACGCTGCTCGTGCAGTTCGACCAAGGTGCGCAGTGCACGGTTACGGGGAACTTTGCCGTGCAGAAATTCACCGACCGCTTTGTGCTGACGGGCACGCAAGGCGAGATTCGGACGGAGCATCTGGACGGCCATGGCTTCACGTTGGAGCGCAACGGGAAAACCGAGGTCTTTCATTTCGAGCGCGACCGCGCGCCGCACGTTGGCTTGTTCGACCACATTGAGGACGTGTTGCTGCGTGGTGCTGAGAATCGCTCATCGGGTAAGGATGGGCTGGCGGTGGACATCGTGCTCGACGCCTTGCGAGCTTTGTAA
- a CDS encoding DegT/DnrJ/EryC1/StrS family aminotransferase: MKPQLAINGGDPVRSAPWPKWPQYGAEEEAATLRVVRSSNAHPMFGPETERFEKVFAAYHGGGFAVAVGSGTAALQLSLAAAGVGCGHEVICPSYTYVASASAAVEQNAVPVFVDSEPLSQGADPREIAKKITPATKAIVLVHVNGYPCDIDPVIELAREHGIAVIEDCSHAHGATHRGRKVGTIGDFGAFSIQQKKNLSAGTGGVVFTHCEKTAEHMRDLRTFHWNKVGHNWLINEFSSAIAACQLKKLDVMNAARRRHAQIIVDGLRGIEGITPLPGLPDTEPSFYNLILQYDESVIGLPRSEFIKALAAEGIPINMFYQPLQRWPIFAEADFYGRGSPFSDPMQANGAPDYGSVSTPLAEAICDRINLEIKVQPTCFEQDMHDVVTAISKVLQHRAELSTPVCS; this comes from the coding sequence ATGAAGCCACAGCTCGCCATTAATGGAGGGGATCCCGTGCGTAGCGCACCCTGGCCAAAGTGGCCACAGTACGGCGCGGAAGAAGAAGCCGCCACACTGCGCGTGGTCCGCAGTAGTAATGCGCACCCGATGTTTGGCCCGGAGACGGAGCGTTTTGAAAAGGTCTTTGCCGCGTACCATGGCGGTGGGTTTGCGGTCGCCGTAGGCAGTGGCACGGCGGCGCTACAGCTCTCGCTGGCGGCGGCGGGCGTTGGCTGCGGCCACGAGGTTATCTGCCCGTCTTATACTTATGTGGCGTCGGCGTCAGCAGCCGTAGAGCAGAACGCCGTGCCGGTCTTTGTCGACAGTGAGCCGTTGAGCCAGGGTGCCGACCCGAGAGAGATTGCGAAGAAAATTACCCCCGCTACGAAGGCCATTGTTTTGGTTCACGTCAATGGCTACCCGTGCGATATCGATCCGGTGATCGAGCTTGCGCGCGAGCATGGCATCGCCGTGATTGAGGACTGTTCGCACGCGCACGGGGCCACGCATCGCGGGCGCAAGGTTGGCACGATTGGCGACTTCGGTGCCTTCAGCATTCAGCAGAAAAAGAACCTCTCCGCCGGCACGGGTGGCGTGGTGTTTACCCACTGTGAGAAGACTGCCGAGCACATGCGTGACCTGCGGACTTTTCATTGGAATAAGGTGGGGCACAACTGGCTGATCAACGAATTCAGCTCTGCCATCGCAGCGTGCCAGCTCAAGAAGCTCGACGTGATGAATGCCGCGCGCCGCCGCCATGCGCAAATCATCGTGGATGGATTACGTGGGATTGAGGGCATCACGCCGTTGCCGGGTTTGCCCGATACCGAGCCGTCATTTTACAACCTGATCCTGCAATACGACGAGAGTGTGATCGGGCTGCCGCGCAGTGAGTTTATCAAGGCGCTGGCCGCCGAAGGGATTCCGATTAACATGTTTTACCAGCCGCTGCAGCGTTGGCCGATTTTTGCGGAGGCGGATTTTTATGGGCGCGGCAGTCCCTTTAGTGATCCGATGCAGGCTAACGGTGCGCCCGACTACGGCAGCGTCAGCACGCCCTTGGCGGAGGCAATTTGCGATCGAATAAATTTGGAGATCAAGGTGCAGCCGACTTGCTTTGAGCAGGACATGCACGATGTCGTTACGGCGATAAGCAAGGTCTTGCAGCATCGCGCGGAACTTTCTACTCCGGTGTGCTCATGA
- a CDS encoding family 16 glycosylhydrolase, whose translation MFVPTRDQLQRWASLGLISAATVTAHTSPPANYELVFEDNFDGTELDSTVWRIDEGPRKDAINVTDSIVVANGELTITTWTEDNQPGTDNDVHHTGLISTNNKILHPFGYYEASIRFDQGATGAWHAFWLMPGGSTPIWGTPDAETGAEIDIIEYRHTRKVTPIDLTGDMHCALHWNGYFGGHQKDGSNPDPQPLGGASLMDGQFHTYAVLWTPTKYEFYFDGTKVWETTNGLSFAYSNMILSSEVKSNVNWAGVTPEDGYGAKGTSTNPKFTVDYVRIYNLSDSVSGQAAFNSDTIPGTIEAEHFDVGGDGVSYYDKDDSGPGTNTSYRSGTDVDIDASASASNGYHISEPTRNEWLQYTLSTTQPGYYSVSVDVARVQDTTDSADNGMMLFYANVEELGSIRVDDTGGWTNFVTQSIPSFLYLEDGDQFATRFENTRDVNFDAIHFTYLGTKADLREAEDALLSGPSIIGNLISGFGSTSTVHTAQFDNVEGFSDGGDVTMTLRYAWPQNNPSKTTGVKVKVNGNYLQDNGSDLLIPFTDTLSWNHHANLSLTLPGMNPGPNNTVILESDTISNQNIRLDAVIFSRDEYIPPTGGTATEIEAEDSGNILLGNPGNEAYIGTHANASNGAYVNGLNKSNAGVEFSNVSAGSGQATITIYYANDGSVTDKALEVNGVSQDITYALTSSWSDFSGTVQATITLTGNDNIKIYRKHNDGTDGGSLRIDKIVIDATASATISEYTEAEGLEFGEAIQGTHANASNGAYVDRFNKSASGIEWVVTSPAAMQATLTVGYANGSGSDSLKMLNVNGVDTLLTFPVTTGWNDYTGELQVMIDLQAGSNDITLWRDGAGIDSLRVDWLSLEN comes from the coding sequence ATGTTTGTTCCCACTCGTGACCAACTCCAGCGCTGGGCATCGCTTGGCCTGATCTCCGCTGCCACGGTGACCGCCCATACCTCGCCTCCCGCTAACTACGAACTCGTCTTCGAGGACAACTTCGACGGCACCGAGCTCGACTCAACCGTCTGGCGGATTGACGAAGGTCCACGCAAGGACGCCATCAACGTCACCGATTCCATCGTCGTTGCCAATGGCGAGCTGACCATCACCACCTGGACAGAAGATAATCAGCCCGGCACGGACAACGATGTCCACCACACCGGCCTAATTTCGACCAACAACAAAATCCTGCACCCCTTTGGTTATTACGAGGCGAGCATCCGCTTCGATCAGGGTGCGACCGGCGCATGGCACGCCTTTTGGTTAATGCCCGGCGGCAGCACGCCGATCTGGGGCACGCCCGACGCCGAGACCGGCGCGGAAATTGACATCATCGAGTATCGCCACACCCGCAAGGTAACACCGATCGATCTGACCGGCGACATGCACTGCGCGCTCCATTGGAACGGCTACTTTGGCGGCCATCAAAAAGACGGCTCCAACCCCGACCCGCAACCTCTCGGCGGTGCCTCGCTAATGGACGGCCAGTTCCACACCTACGCCGTCCTCTGGACGCCGACCAAATACGAATTCTACTTCGATGGAACCAAGGTTTGGGAAACGACCAACGGCCTGTCCTTTGCGTATTCCAACATGATCCTCAGCTCCGAAGTGAAGAGCAACGTGAACTGGGCGGGCGTCACGCCCGAGGATGGCTACGGAGCAAAAGGCACCAGCACGAATCCAAAGTTCACCGTCGACTACGTCCGTATCTACAACCTGAGCGACAGCGTCTCCGGCCAGGCTGCTTTTAACAGCGACACGATCCCCGGCACGATCGAAGCCGAGCACTTCGACGTTGGCGGCGACGGCGTCAGCTACTACGACAAGGACGACAGCGGCCCCGGCACCAACACCAGCTATCGCTCGGGCACGGATGTCGACATCGACGCCAGCGCCTCCGCCAGCAACGGCTACCACATTTCCGAGCCAACCCGCAACGAATGGCTTCAATATACATTGTCCACCACGCAACCCGGCTACTATAGCGTCTCGGTGGATGTCGCCCGCGTGCAGGACACCACCGACAGCGCCGACAACGGCATGATGCTTTTCTACGCCAACGTTGAAGAACTCGGCTCCATACGCGTTGACGACACTGGCGGCTGGACTAACTTTGTAACGCAAAGTATCCCGTCATTTCTCTACCTCGAAGACGGCGACCAGTTTGCCACGCGCTTCGAGAACACGCGCGATGTCAACTTCGACGCGATCCACTTCACCTACCTCGGCACCAAGGCTGATCTGCGTGAAGCCGAAGACGCCCTACTCAGCGGGCCCAGCATCATCGGTAATCTTATCTCCGGCTTTGGCTCGACGAGCACTGTCCATACCGCGCAATTTGACAACGTGGAAGGCTTCAGCGACGGCGGCGATGTCACCATGACCCTTCGCTACGCCTGGCCACAGAACAACCCCAGCAAAACGACCGGCGTCAAAGTAAAAGTCAACGGTAACTACCTACAGGACAACGGTAGCGACTTGCTGATCCCCTTTACCGACACCTTGAGCTGGAATCACCACGCTAACCTCAGCCTTACGCTGCCCGGCATGAATCCCGGCCCCAACAACACTGTCATCCTGGAGTCCGACACGATCAGCAATCAAAACATCCGCCTCGACGCTGTGATCTTCAGCCGCGATGAATACATCCCGCCCACCGGCGGCACCGCCACCGAGATCGAAGCCGAAGACAGTGGAAATATTCTCCTAGGCAACCCCGGCAACGAAGCCTACATCGGGACCCACGCCAACGCCTCGAACGGTGCTTATGTCAATGGCCTCAACAAGTCCAACGCCGGGGTCGAGTTCTCCAACGTCAGCGCTGGCAGCGGCCAAGCCACGATCACCATCTACTATGCCAACGATGGAAGCGTCACGGACAAAGCGCTCGAAGTAAACGGCGTGTCGCAAGACATCACCTACGCCCTCACCTCATCCTGGAGCGACTTCTCCGGCACCGTGCAAGCCACCATCACACTGACGGGTAACGACAACATCAAAATCTACCGCAAGCACAACGACGGAACCGACGGCGGCTCACTGCGCATTGACAAGATCGTCATCGACGCCACTGCCTCCGCCACCATCAGCGAATACACCGAAGCCGAAGGATTGGAGTTTGGTGAAGCTATCCAGGGCACACACGCCAACGCCTCCAACGGTGCCTACGTGGACCGCTTTAACAAGTCTGCATCCGGCATAGAATGGGTTGTCACTTCACCCGCCGCCATGCAGGCCACGCTCACTGTCGGCTATGCCAACGGCTCCGGCTCGGACTCGCTCAAGATGCTCAATGTCAACGGTGTCGACACCCTGCTCACCTTCCCAGTGACGACCGGCTGGAACGACTACACCGGCGAGCTTCAGGTAATGATCGACCTACAAGCCGGTAGCAACGACATCACCCTCTGGCGCGACGGGGCCGGCATCGACTCCCTGCGAGTCGATTGGTTGTCTCTCGAAAACTAA
- a CDS encoding ABC transporter permease yields MKPSIWKELMRRPLGVISFGVLVLLYLSAIFAGFLSVVEINKQDLEKTFHPPTKIFFGEGGLRVQAYELTEPSAAKYEPIEGKSYPLKFFAPGFEYKLLGLIPMNRHLVQLDGDDGALYLLGSDSTGRDVFSRLLYGGRISLSIGLIGISITFVMAFLVGGFSGFFGGKFDFASMRLVEFLMAIPGLYLLLALRSALADRFESDQMFIMIVIILAFIGWPGTARVVRGMSLSIRKRTFVLAAESMGQKPLTILRQHILPNLISYLLVAATLSIPGYVLGEAALSFLGLGIQEPSASWGLMLSQAQQMKVFFLNFWWLLTPGFAIFITVVSYNVLGDVLRDIVDPKMKTQ; encoded by the coding sequence ATGAAGCCATCGATTTGGAAAGAGCTCATGCGGCGGCCGCTGGGGGTGATCTCCTTTGGTGTGCTGGTGCTGCTATACTTGAGCGCCATATTTGCCGGTTTCCTCTCGGTGGTGGAGATCAACAAGCAGGACTTGGAAAAAACATTTCACCCGCCGACGAAGATCTTTTTTGGTGAAGGCGGGCTGCGTGTGCAGGCCTATGAGCTGACGGAGCCATCGGCGGCCAAGTACGAACCCATCGAAGGCAAATCCTATCCGCTTAAGTTCTTCGCCCCCGGTTTCGAGTATAAGCTGCTCGGCTTAATCCCAATGAATCGCCACCTCGTGCAACTGGATGGCGATGACGGTGCCCTTTACTTACTGGGTAGCGACTCGACCGGCCGCGACGTGTTTTCGCGCCTGCTGTATGGCGGGCGCATATCGCTGAGCATCGGCCTGATCGGGATCAGCATTACTTTCGTGATGGCCTTCCTGGTGGGCGGTTTCAGCGGATTCTTCGGGGGCAAGTTTGACTTCGCTTCGATGCGTCTGGTCGAGTTCCTCATGGCCATCCCGGGTTTGTATCTGTTGCTCGCTTTGCGCTCGGCATTGGCTGACCGATTTGAGTCCGACCAGATGTTTATCATGATCGTCATCATTCTGGCCTTCATTGGCTGGCCAGGCACGGCGCGCGTGGTGCGCGGCATGTCGCTCTCTATTCGCAAGCGCACCTTTGTACTCGCCGCTGAAAGCATGGGGCAAAAGCCGCTGACCATTCTGCGGCAGCACATCTTGCCCAATCTAATCAGCTACCTACTTGTCGCGGCGACTCTGTCCATCCCTGGCTACGTGTTGGGTGAGGCGGCGCTGTCCTTCCTCGGTCTGGGTATTCAGGAGCCTTCCGCCTCCTGGGGATTGATGCTCTCACAGGCGCAGCAGATGAAGGTGTTCTTCCTCAACTTCTGGTGGTTGCTCACACCCGGATTCGCCATCTTCATTACGGTCGTCTCCTACAACGTCCTCGGCGACGTGCTCCGCGACATCGTGGACCCCAAAATGAAAACCCAATAA
- a CDS encoding ABC transporter substrate-binding protein produces MNKLRVISSLLGLLALLAGCGGPQKQATPEIPVTPVPEDALVEDFPAGEYGAMMVETLAGDIATVNPLISEDQSSSSIISRLQSGLVTLDPFTGEVIPELAKSWEISEDKLEYTFYLRKGVTWSDGHPLTADDVVFSWEVIYAKEIDEATGEVKLDAESGAPVYRFPTRSAFFQLVNGQEPKAIKIDDYTVKLVTPEVYAPFLLFGGGMDILPKHALQPFVDDGSLLDQWSINTAINEPWKIVGSGPFLMESYRPGERIVLKRNPNYWKVNPEGERLPYIERNIYKIVGDTSASNMAFREGQTDIEGISPDNVTWIEWGAESQDYRVIDNGPSSTIQFVWFNLNPGKDAEGKPYVEPYKFEWFSNKTFRQALSYGVNRPGIIKGVYLGRASELQGYVSPKRKFWKKPDIREYPYDPEKAKALLREAGFVLKGDRLYDAAGNQVAFKLMTNQNNQLRTEMATVFKENMEALGIEVELQFIDFNSLIIKTTASFDYEACLLGLGGGAPDPFASKDILMSGGRLHFWYPEQSKPATEWEKRIDELMIELGRETEPAIRQKIFFEVQDILAEQQPMIMLVTANDYIGIRNRWQNVDVAPLGGVTWNLESLWAEPISK; encoded by the coding sequence TTGAACAAGTTACGAGTCATCAGCAGTTTATTAGGCCTGCTCGCCCTGCTTGCGGGTTGCGGTGGGCCGCAGAAGCAGGCGACACCGGAGATCCCGGTGACTCCCGTGCCCGAAGACGCACTGGTGGAAGACTTTCCCGCTGGCGAGTATGGGGCGATGATGGTTGAGACACTAGCTGGCGACATTGCCACCGTTAATCCGCTCATTAGCGAAGACCAGTCTTCCAGCTCGATCATCAGCCGGTTGCAATCTGGTTTGGTCACGCTGGATCCATTTACGGGGGAGGTAATTCCCGAGCTGGCGAAGTCGTGGGAGATTTCCGAAGACAAGCTCGAATACACTTTCTACCTGCGCAAAGGCGTGACTTGGAGCGACGGCCATCCGCTTACGGCGGACGACGTCGTCTTTAGCTGGGAGGTGATTTACGCCAAGGAGATCGACGAAGCCACGGGCGAGGTAAAATTAGACGCCGAGTCCGGCGCTCCGGTTTACCGATTCCCGACACGCTCAGCGTTTTTCCAGTTGGTCAACGGTCAGGAGCCCAAGGCAATCAAGATCGACGACTACACCGTGAAGCTGGTGACGCCCGAGGTTTACGCCCCGTTCCTGCTCTTTGGCGGGGGCATGGATATTTTGCCCAAGCATGCGCTCCAGCCTTTTGTCGACGACGGGTCTTTGCTAGACCAGTGGAGTATCAATACCGCCATCAATGAGCCGTGGAAAATCGTGGGCAGCGGACCGTTTCTGATGGAGTCTTACCGGCCCGGCGAGCGCATCGTGCTCAAGCGCAATCCGAACTATTGGAAAGTCAATCCCGAGGGCGAGCGCTTACCGTACATCGAACGCAATATTTATAAAATAGTCGGTGACACCAGCGCGAGCAACATGGCCTTCCGCGAGGGCCAGACGGATATCGAAGGCATCTCGCCGGATAACGTAACCTGGATTGAGTGGGGTGCCGAATCACAGGACTACAGAGTCATCGACAACGGACCGTCGAGCACGATTCAGTTTGTGTGGTTTAACCTCAATCCGGGCAAGGACGCAGAGGGTAAGCCCTACGTTGAGCCTTACAAATTTGAGTGGTTTTCAAACAAAACATTCCGCCAGGCGTTGTCCTACGGCGTGAACCGGCCGGGCATCATCAAGGGCGTTTATCTGGGCCGCGCTTCGGAGCTGCAGGGCTACGTGTCGCCCAAGCGCAAGTTTTGGAAAAAGCCGGACATTCGCGAGTATCCCTACGACCCCGAGAAGGCTAAGGCGCTCTTGCGTGAAGCGGGATTCGTGCTGAAGGGCGACCGCCTCTACGACGCTGCTGGTAATCAGGTGGCTTTCAAACTAATGACCAATCAGAACAATCAGTTGCGCACTGAGATGGCCACTGTCTTTAAGGAAAACATGGAGGCCTTGGGGATCGAAGTGGAGTTGCAGTTCATTGATTTCAATTCCCTGATCATTAAAACCACGGCTTCCTTCGACTACGAAGCGTGCTTGCTCGGGCTGGGCGGCGGGGCGCCGGATCCATTTGCCTCGAAGGACATCCTGATGAGTGGCGGGCGCCTGCACTTTTGGTATCCCGAGCAGTCAAAACCTGCAACAGAATGGGAGAAGCGAATCGACGAGTTGATGATCGAACTGGGCCGTGAAACTGAGCCGGCGATACGGCAGAAAATCTTCTTTGAAGTGCAGGACATCCTTGCGGAGCAGCAGCCGATGATCATGCTCGTAACGGCCAATGATTACATCGGCATTCGTAACCGCTGGCAGAATGTTGACGTCGCCCCACTCGGCGGCGTGACCTGGAATCTCGAATCACTTTGGGCGGAACCCATTAGTAAATAG